CGTGGGGGTGGTGTAGCGCCGTCCCGCCCGCTCCGGCGGAGCGCTGCTTTCCCACGCCGCACACACAGCGCCGAGGAGACGCTGTAGCGGCGTCCGGCGTGGCCTCTGCCGCGAATGGCGCTGCTTCTCGCCCCGGCATATGCAGCTTACCCCGGCTCCTGCTCGGAGAACAATGGAGCACTGCTGCAGCGCAGCGCTCCCCCTACAGGCCCTGCCCTCGGGGCTGAGGAAGGGGGCgcagagaaacatttctttttgcagtagGTGACCATAGAATTAAACTAAAATCCCCGAAATAGTAAACTGCACTCACGACGATGATATGCAGGCTACCTTCTTTACTTGCTTTTAAACATGCCTTCACCATCACGTTCACAGAGGCTAATGTTTCTATCCTATCAGATTATGTCATTGTTGAAACTTAGGAAAAGCAACTCACTGTGTTATTTCTCCTGCAGATGAATAAATGCTTCTTGGTTGTTAAGTATATgagcttttttctgttttcctttttttttcttagcaatgCATCGTGACTCTTGTCCGCTGGACTGCAAGGTTTATGTGGGTAACCTTGGAAACAATGGCAACAAAACTGAGCTAGAGCGAGCTTTTGGCTACTATGGACCACTGCGCAGTGTATGGGTGGCAAGAAATCCTCCTGGTTTTGCCTTTGTGGAATTTGAAGATCCACGAGATGCAGCTGATGCAGTAAGAGAACTAGATGGAAGGTAAAACGTGCTTCTTGTGTGTTTGGTTTGCCtaatgaaaataagagaaatggTGGCTTATGGTAGTTTAAAATGGGGAAGCTTCAACTGGCAACCAAGTGCTTGACGCATCTGTTATGCAGTATTTATTTGTGGAGTGCTACAAGAGTAGTTTTATGTGATAGTGCAGAAATAGCATTGGGACagttaattttacattttagaaaggaaCTCTTAAGTTAGACGTGACTTGGACTGAGTGGTCTGCATTGGTTAAATTCAAGATGGTTGTCCAGTAAAGAGGCAAAACTGATCAGAGACACTTCCTAgttccttctctgcctgccttAATAGCACAGTGAGCTTTCAGAATTGGCCAGACTTTTTGTCTCTTATGCTGTAGCTACTTTTGTAGACTTTGTATCCTGCATACTTGGCTAAGGTGTATATACAGAATGCTTTTAACCCTTGTTgtctatttgttttttcccctctgactttctaggtgttttttttttttttttagatagaGCTGTCCCTGGAAATGTAACCAATGTCAACCTCTTTTCCCAGAACCCTCTGTGGGTGTCGTGTCAGAGTTGAGCTCTCCAATGGTGAAAAACGGAGTCGGAACCGTGGTCCACCTCCATCCTGGGGCAGACGTCCTCGAGATGACTATCGCAGAAGAAGTCCTCCTCCTCGTCGCAGGTACCCTAGGTCAAAGTACACTCATAGAGCTGTTGGCATTGTTACTGCTTAGCATCATAGAAgcaggcattttaaaagcatgttgATGGATAACTTTCATCTATCTGATCACAATTTGGAGATgccaaatgctttaaaaaaaaaaaaaaggggagggcACGAAATCAAGGTGAACATAAGTTGTGTTGAATGTTGGCTTTTGTCCTTAGGTTCACTATGCAAGTTGATAGTCAGCGCCCTCTGTCCTGGATTTGTCCTCATTCCTTCTAAAATCTGCTCATCTTCTAGTCAcactttccctttcttccccataCTTCAACTTAGGTTGTTCCTTTCTTTATTCCATAATGGCAAAACATGACATACAGCAGCTAAGCATTTTCATGCAGATGTTTCTCCACTTTGTTTGCACAGTTTAAATACTTTGTAAGTAGGCAGCTGTTTAATAATAGATCAAGTAACAGTTGCTCTAAACATCTAGAATCTTTACACTTTTGCATCAGTTTGAAATTAAAGCATCATGTGACAATTCTGTCACTTGAGGTTTGCAAACTCAGCTCTAAAATATAGCAGGATTTCTGGTAACTGACCCATTCTTGGACCCAGACTAGCTTGTCTGGTGGTTAAGTCTGCAACGTGGTTTTTACAGGACTGAATTTACCTGTTGCAGGTGAGTGAAGTCCTCACAAGTCAGAGTTTCAAGCTTACccttttgctgttgaaaaataacacattagGAATATTTGTTAGCTAATAGATGGTTGTACTGAtggcttgtttttcatttttttatgctttttggtccatctattaataaaaatgaaccCGTTACAGAGTCACCATCATGTCTCttctcaccaccctctgagtcTGCATTAGCCAGCCAACTAGCCCTTTCAGCGTCATGTGACCAGCGCGCCCCATTCAGCTTGGCTGGTGTCGTTTCACATGACCCAGGCATGGCCAGTCGTCAGGTTGCACCGCCCTTTGGTTCCCGAgcatgctgttttctctcagccttctctccAACCTTAACCAAATCGGCAGCAGCCACCTCGACCGCCCACACATTCCCGGCCAATCAGCTCAGCTGTTTATTTACCAAATGTCTTCACAACAACTACAGCAGCAGCCTTCGGCtaacaaaaaagcaggaaaaatccACAACACCCCCTTCGCCAACCAACTAAATACAACGCAACATCTGGCAAAACCTTTTCAGCAAATTCTTCTTGGCAGTCAGTCCGGCAGCCTCACCTCACCATTTCTAGCTTGTTGAAACCAAAAACTAGTAAGTTTTTCCTGCTTATACAGTTTACTGCTGGTTAAAATAAGGAGTAAGCGGCTTATAAGTAATTACTTTTCTCAATCAAAGGCTGGCTGTGCATAATTGAATGGTAACGTACATATGTTGCTTGAGAAAACTTTTAAGGGTGATATGGAAACTCTTACACCGTGAATAACGTAAAACCCAGTATATTTGCATGTGAGATGCCAAACTAAATTTTAATAAAGCTCTAACAAACTTAGCTTTTCCTTGCCAAAAAAATCCTATCACCTTTAAATGGTTTTACTAACAGTTTTCAGAACTTAAAACAATTACTTTTTGGGATGAACTGGGCCGagctaagttttttttttttaaaaaaaaaaagaaaatagtctAAACACACTATGGCATTAAAAATGACAATCACAAATATGCAGTTCTAATGTAGCACTTAATGGCGTTATCAATATTTACACTGAGcgcattttcacttttttccactTGGTATCTCTTATGTCTTGTCATGGACCTTTTTGGCTTGCATGGGTTCCAAAACATTTGGTCTGTGCTATTTTTTTGGAACCACTTGTGGGACTTTGGTGTGGTGTTCTGGGCAGTGTATTTAGTTGAAATGGAAGTGTTGCATTGGACAACTCTGCTATGAAGCATTCTTAGTTAAAGTGAAATCGTGGTTGGAAATGTGCTGTTCACACTGAGCTTTGTTTTACTGCTTAATCTTTCCATGCCTTTTACTGGATGATGGATGCCAGTTATTCTTGGCACGTTCCCAGGGCCCAACAGTGAGTTTGACAAGTTGGGAAATGCCTCACCCTATTAATGCTAAAAGAATTGATAAAAAGcctcacatttctttttacGGTTCTAGATCACCACGAAGGAGAAGCTTTTCTCGTAGCCGCAGCAGGTATGCATAGCGTCAATTACTAAGTATTGGACCACTTTGTCCAAgggatttaaaaagaaacaaacagatcaATGTTTGGATTGTATTAATTAATAGATATCAAGATAGGCATTAACTCAATATATTGGAGAAATGAATTTTGGTACTGCCATTGCTTGCCTAGTTAATATGATTACATAGTTATGTGAGATTCCAGGGTTATCAGTTAAAGTATATTAAGAATGGCAGTAGTAAGTTTTTATGTTATGCAGTTGTCCAGcatcccttctgtttttttatgaAGTTTCCGTGTTGATAACATTGTTCTCTGGATGCTGTGAGCCACAAGTACAGGTGATAAGCAAGAGACTGGCTAGTGACTGCGTTCTGCTGTCATGTACTGCAAAGTGTTAGGTGGTAATGACGCAgtttgtgcaattttttttctgtagtgtgGGATAGTGCATTAGGGTAAAGGATGTTTAAGTACGTATTGGTACCCTGTCAGTTATGCTGTGGCGGTGTAACTTGACATCTGACTGAGCAGGTTTAAACTGCTGCAAAGGAATAACTTGTAAACAACAGCTTCATCTGTATTTTATGGCACAAGCCGATTATTCTTACCATAACCTTTGAAAGGTTTTCCCTGGATGAATAGTTGAAAACTAACTTCCTAAAGGGAATGTCTTGAGGTAGCTGTGTAACTACCTAGTTCAGCTTTGTTTTGATGCTACAATCATCTTGCGTTGTAATCTCCAACAGGTCCCTCTCCAGAgacagaagaagagagagatctCTCTCACGGGAGAGGAATCACAAGCCTTCTCGTTCCTTTTCCAGGTCTCGCAGGTAGGATGAGTTGTATAGTAGGCTTTTTGAGTAGATCAGTAAAAATGGATGTTTCCCTGTCTTAGTAATACTAAGATAAGTTGTGGTGGAGTTAGTTAGCCTGAGGGTTTTTACCTTGAATTAAATGCTATGTTTTAATAAATGGAAcggtatttttaaaatgcttatctGTAATGCGCTGAATTGGGCTGGGAGGTTTGGAACAAAATATGCTGCCCTTGGCACTCAGTaactaatgtattttttttctttagtcgCTCTAGGTCAAATGAGAGGAAATAGGACTTAAAGGAGGAGCTGTGTACAGGAAGTCATTAGATCTGAGGACAGGAGTATGTACAgaacattgttttgttttgaaacttcaTAAAGCTtggtgcatttttaaaatgttttagctgttgAGCTTTGTTCGTTGTATCTTGTAACAGGTGGCAAATGTAAAGATGTGAATCTGTATATGGTTCTAAGCAGATCATATGATTTGTATTATTAATCACTTTTTACAATGTACCCTTATacataagtttttgtttgtgttgaaTGGTAATCGGTCCTGCATAGATAGAAGAATGTTTTGGGTCTTGACATTCTGCGGTGTATTTTGCTGGGGTTCAGCTTGTGGAAGGAAGCATGCAATGAAGATGTTTGCAGAATGATGGCTGTGATTGGTGTTTGTGTAGAACAAGGTATAGATGCTTCATAGTACAGTTCTCAGAAGTAATAATGTTGAGCCAGTGGCATGTAAAGGGAATGTCTGAGCTGCAGTTTTATCCAGAGCTTTAGTTCCAACTTCCGTTATCTGGAACTGAGCTACTTAATATGACATATAAACTTTTAGCTGTAGGGTCAGTTAATTTTGTACTTAATATGACTAGAGTACTTCTTAAATAGATGATAGCTTGACTATCTGTTCCAGAATCTCTGAATAGACCAAATGTACCACAGAACTGACACCTGGAGTGGATGTGTTGAATGTGTAATGGTACATTGTAAAAGTTAtgaattaaacatttctttactgtacaAGAATTTTCATGTCACTTGTAAACTGTCTTTTTGTGAGATCCTTGGGATTAAAGTTTTGGTTACAACTTGTTGTTCGGTATTTAACTCAAGTACCTGCTATACCTTTGCACTACAGAACATGCACTTGGTTCTTAGAGTTGGATCCTGGTTCCAGTTAAAAGCACTTTGCAGTATGGAGAAAGCCTATATTCACCACATCTCCTCGTAACACACCTATAACAGTAAGCTGTTAAAAATGCTGTTCAGGTTGTAAAGTGCAGGTCACTGTCTCCATTTAATTTGAAACTGTGACTTTGTTCCATACCGTCTCACATCTCGGATGGGCAGGGCCTATTTTCCTATCCCTTGCCTAAGTGAGCTTAGAAAATGGCAGCTTGACTTCTTGCCTAATGGTGAGTTCTGTAATGCTTACTCAGAAAACTAACTGGAGCTTGAAAAgttcataatgttttttttcttgcatcctATATGTGGATTGGTAATAACTTGAGACGCAAATATCAGTTTTGAAGCTGTTGGTCTATTAACAAGCTTTGCATGAAGAGTCTACTCTGTAAAAACCATAGCATGGCTCAAATGTAATGAGAGCTCCCAAACTGCCTAATAGCTCCTTTTTTCTGTATCCAAGAGATGAGCTACATCAGTTCTGATCATGTGCATTTAGATTAAATCCATCCTACCCAACCAACCTTGTGTTTAATTTCCTTCACTTGTATCCACCTGGGGGTAAGATTATGGCAGCAGCTTTGGATTCAAAGCTGCTAGAAGGAAGTTGTGTTGCTTTGCAGGCTGCCTAGAAAGGACATAGGTGAAAGGGGATTATATATGCAATAAGCAGTTTGTTGTCAGTGGCACCAGATGTGTTGCAAGCTTGGCTCCTGGTGTATGGTGtctatcctttttatttttctgcaactACTTAGTACTCTTGTCTAAGAGTTTAATGGAACCACTGGCCCAAACTCATATGAGCATAAGCAACCTTGTGttcacagaaaagcaggaaagatgTGGGTTGTGCAGAAGGCATACACAGGCCTAAAATCACTTTACACGTGGAGGGCAGGAAGCTTAAAAGTTAGATGCATGAGCTCTGCTAATTTTACAGTGTGATTATTCCTATGTGGGGGAGTGCTGCTAGCAGAAAACTGCTGCTGATCTAGGTGGAAGTTTAAATGTGACCTGTAATTCTTGATGCAGCGCTTTAAGGGGCGGGTGGTATGGCctgttctgttctcttccaGGTAAAGTGGAGCTTGTGCATCAGCTGGAGCTCATGGAAAGTGTCAGGCTCCAAGCTGAAGTGGAGCTTTGAGCCTCGAAGGGGCAGGCTGGAGCGGGCTGCTGCCATGCACTGTTGTGATCCCCCGGCAGAGGTCAGGGTGGCCTCGTGGCTGGGTGGCGCTCGTGCCCTGCAGACCGACAGCTACTGATTCAGAATCAAGTTCGGTAGTAAAATGTCAGACCATCTCCTCTGGGGATGTTTGTGTTAGATGAAAGACAGCCAAGGGCTGAGGTGATATCATGTCCCACACACAGCTGTGTTCCCTTTTTTAATATGTGCTTCTACCAGGGCTTCATTTGTGGAAGGGTTGCACCTCTTGTTGCCTGGGAGCCAGTCTCTGCTGGCATCGTGCTTCCTCTTGTGGTTAAGTTGGGGGAGGGAACAGCAGGGGACAAGTAGTCTTCAGTAGTTTTAGCTGATGATGAGGAAGGAGGGTAAAAAATCTGAAGCCCTGGAGATAGTGTGCGCTATGGAGAAGCAGATTGTGGTTTTCACGCGCAAGGGACTGCAGAACTGGGAATAGTTGTCAGTCTCAGGTTGATGACTTCATATTTACTCATTTGAATGAGGAAGGTGGATCAGGACTGTTTGATATCATACTACTGTTTTTATCTGATTAGGTGGGTTTTTTGACAGGGAACAAAATCAGCAGCTTTTAGAGAAAAATGGGAAACCTATAAAGGCTGTGTACAGCCCTTCTCCTAGGGTATAATTagcacttatttttaattcaagagCGCGTTCTTGAATTTAAGTCTTTCAGTTTGCTTCAGTAACAGGGTAGCCAGACTGGGAACACTATTTACAGGTAGAGAGCATTGTGGCTTGTGTTTAAAAagtctgctttgaaaataaattcacaaggaaatatttccattcaCTTTCTAGTGCCAGGAACATCCCTTGCCTCTCCACAAAGATTACTAAAACCAGGAAGAGCCACTTAAGCAATCTGCCCTGGTGTGAACAGGACAAGCATGCTGTCCAGTGATTCCTAGGTAGAATGGGGTGGCTTGTACCTAGAACCTCAGAGATGATGCCACTCCAAAGCTCCAGGATGATAAGGGAATCTGCTACTCTGACCTGTTACAGGGTTGGTTTCATGGTACTCATGCTAACGTGTAAAGCTGTGTTTCTAATTTGGGGAGAGGTTTACAACTCCTTCTTTTGCCTGTCAGAAACATCCTGAGGTTAGTATTATCTGAGTTCCTCAGATGTACATCAGTGCAATATCTAAGCACATCTGGAGGCATTTTAAACTATGTAACTACCCTGTGTTCATGTGtggtttgttcttttctcaCGCTGTCCCTATGGAGAGTAGTGTTTACAAATGGTTTTGTTAAGAaagggatgtttttttctttttatgtacatgctgctttttgcttATGGCAGAGAAGATAATTTTAAGAATGTGTCTTGCACTAAGGAAATGGAGAGGTTAAGCacactttattttaatgggaTCTGTTCCACCAGCCTTCAGATATGTTCTGCTAGCCAGGTTCATGCTTGGGTGAGCAACTGCAGCCTTCTAAAG
The Cygnus atratus isolate AKBS03 ecotype Queensland, Australia chromosome 24, CAtr_DNAZoo_HiC_assembly, whole genome shotgun sequence DNA segment above includes these coding regions:
- the SRSF3 gene encoding serine/arginine-rich splicing factor 3; protein product: MHRDSCPLDCKVYVGNLGNNGNKTELERAFGYYGPLRSVWVARNPPGFAFVEFEDPRDAADAVRELDGRTLCGCRVRVELSNGEKRSRNRGPPPSWGRRPRDDYRRRSPPPRRRSPRRRSFSRSRSRSLSRDRRRERSLSRERNHKPSRSFSRSRSRSRSNERK